A single genomic interval of Pyrus communis chromosome 5, drPyrComm1.1, whole genome shotgun sequence harbors:
- the LOC137733397 gene encoding monooxygenase 1-like, translated as MEIGDTRESIVIVGGGICGLATALALHRKGIRSVVLERSNRLPATGVAIIVHLNGWRALDQLGVASLLRQTSFPILSGQFISLGSGEIEDMDVGKEELRVLKRTDLISVLADNLPPNTVRFGCEVHSVKLNPGTSSPVLQLQDGTILNPKVVIGCDGVNSIVSNVMGVKAPNIFRICVIRGFTRYPDGHEFGSEFTLTRKDDTQVGRLPMTKNLVYWFMTRKHSSQDSAASKDQKLIRELGVKSVAGFPTSTIEMFQNCELESLHLTEYVRYHAPWDILRKPSRAGTVSLAGDAMHTMGPFLAQGGSAALEDAVVLARCLAQKTCVNPSGRGTKLMVEEALDQYVKERKTRVLRLSLQTYLIGKMFHTSSQFVKLICVVLLAILFSEAHGHTRYDCGSL; from the exons ATGGAGATTGGTGATACAAGAGAGAGTATTGTAATTGTGGGTGGTGGGATTTGCGGCCTTGCCACTGCTCTTGCTCTTCACAG GAAAGGCATTAGAAGCGTGGTCCTGGAAAGATCAAACAGATTGCCGGCAACCGGAGTAGCTATTATCGTGCATCTAAACGGCTGGCGTGCACTTGATCAGCTTGGTGTTGCCTCACTCCTTAGACAAACTTCTTTTCCTATACTCTC CGGACAATTTATTTCACTCGGTAGTGGTGAAATTGAAGATATGGATGTTGG GAAAGAAGAACTGAGAGTTTTGAAGAGGACCGATCTCATTAGTGTTTTGGCTGATAATTTGCCTCCCAACACTGTACGTTTCGGGTGCGAAGTGCATTCTGTTAAGTTGAATCCCGGAACTTCTTCTCCAGTTCTTCAACTTCAAGATGGAACAATTTTGAACCCCAAG GTTGTGATTGGATGCGACGGAGTGAACTCGATCGTATCAAATGTGATGGGGGTAAAGGCTCCAAATATTTTCAGAATATGTGTCATAAGAGGCTTCACAAGGTATCCAGATGGTCATGAATTCGGTAGTGAGTTCACTTTAACGAGAAAAGATGATACTCAGGTGGGACGACTCCCCATGACCAAAAACCTGGTGTATTGGTTCATGACTCGAAAACATTCTTCTCAAG ATTCGGCAGCTTCTAAGGACCAGAAATTAATTCGGGAGTTGGGAGTGAAATCGGTGGCGGGCTTCCCTACAAGCACCATAGAGATGTTTCAGAATTGCGAGCTAGAATCTTTACATCTCACAGAGTACGTGAGATACCATGCACCATGGGACATACTACGAAAACCCTCTCGCGCGGGAACTGTGTCACTGGCGGGAGATGCCATGCATACCATGGGACCTTTCCTTGCACAAGGTGGCTCAGCCGCACTAGAAGATGCAGTTGTGCTTGCTCGGTGCCTAGCTCAGAAGACTTGCGTCAATCCTAGTGGAAGAGGAACTAAACTGATGGTAGAGGAAGCGTTGGATCAGTACGTGAAAGAGCGAAAGACTCGAGTTCTGAGATTGTCTTTGCAGACATACCTGATTGGGAAAATGTTTCATACTTCATCACAGTTTGTTAAGCTCATATGCGTTGTCCTTCTGGCAATCCTGTTTAGCGAGGCACACGGCCATACCCGCTACGACTGCGGCAGCCTCTAA
- the LOC137733546 gene encoding protein MIZU-KUSSEI 1-like — MAATETQPPPLPASSPWSQNPKPTTPTVNTPPHISLQPSTKKGPSRSKKLFRRFRAVFRSFPIISPSCKIPVSLHGNRIGDGHLHGGTRMTGTLFGCRKARVNLVIQESPICLPMLVLELGIPTGKLLQDMGMGLVRIALECEKKPGEKTKIVDEPIWALYCNGKKSGYGVRREPTGDDLSVMQVLHAASMGAGVIPNETELPDGDLMYMRAQFERVVGSRDSETYYMMNPDGNNGPELSVFFVRV; from the coding sequence ATGGCAGCGACGGAAACACAACCACCACCGCTACCAGCGTCGTCACCATGGTCCCAAAACCCCAAACCAACTACACCAACGGTGAATACACCTCCACATATCTCCCTCCAACCATCCACCAAAAAAGGCCCATCAAGATCTAAAAAACTCTTCCGGCGCTTTCGTGCTGTTTTCCGGTCATTTCCAATCATATCTCCTTCATGCAAGATCCCCGTTTCGCTCCACGGAAACCGTATTGGAGACGGACACCTCCACGGAGGGACACGGATGACTGGAACCCTATTTGGGTGCCGTAAAGCTAGAGTTAACCTCGTTATCCAGGAAAGCCCTATATGTCTTCCCATGCTTGTCCTTGAGCTTGGGATACCCACAGGAAAGCTTCTCCAAGATATGGGAATGGGGCTTGTTAGAATAGCCCTGGAGTGCGAAAAGAAACCGGGCGAGAAGACGAAGATCGTTGATGAGCCGATATGGGCGTTGTATTGCAATGGGAAGAAATCAGGGTACGGAGTTAGAAGAGAACCGACGGGGGATGACTTGAGTGTGATGCAAGTGTTGCATGCAGCGTCCATGGGAGCTGGGGTGATACCGAATGAAACTGAGTTGCCAGATGGTGACTTAATGTACATGCGAGCACAGTTTGAACGTGTTGTTGGGTCTAGGGATTCGGAGACATATTATATGATGAATCCGGATGGAAACAATGGCCCTGAGCTCAGTGTGTTCTTCGTCAGGGTCTAA
- the LOC137734693 gene encoding protein LNK3-like, translated as MDLYYGTGVDDFVVPNDGQSDRLPSPDSWSRWGISPSECFQSTNKCFSMYPQFNRELNFSGNSLCGEAVMETSVNEKDPSSSSSACEGLSEASLQQTTLSDNRAYNQLEDLAGLDQMDDIFLSSLLGDLPGSENAHKSFYFCSDSNGMLPTDCISTSMSLESPSISSSVHSAGNSMCLQTHALSPTVGSDKGDFTTSQFIQCNSEHKDCLPVKTAESSMDGLGGEESSVEESVLHELEMVMKQLNEKTRICFRDSLYRLAINSKENHATQSQDGDEAMENENPSSWTAQDETVRSGSKKRTESDTNTIDRAVANLMFNEMDFNAQDLSGGASLDSKQEVFGATEQQTDNAYQPQISHSHIHSLLPQDAEVPTLGERDMDVATDDQMHSSLPSCNARGKRKAPMREFESTNGF; from the exons ATGGATTTGTATTACGGAACTGGCGTCGATGATTTTGTTGTTCCAAATGATGGACAATCGGATAGGCTTCCATCACCAGACAGTTGGTCAAGATGGGGAATAAGTCCATCTGAATGTTTTCAGTCGACTAATAAATGCTTTTCAATGTATCCACAATTCAATAGAGAGCTCAACTTCAGTGGTAACAGTTTGTGTGGTGAAGCCGTGATGGAAACTTCTGTTAATGAAAAAGATCCGTCGAGCAGTTCAAGTGCATGTGAAGGATTGTCCGAGGCCTCTCTTCAGCAGACTACTCTTTCAGACAATCGGGCCTATAATCAACTTGAAGACCTAGCAGGACTCGACCAGATGGATGACATTTTCTT GAGTTCCTTACTTGGTGATCTTCCTGGGTCAGAAAATGCACACAAATCATTCTATTTTTGTTCTGATTCCAATGGCATGTTACCTACTGATTGTATCTCTACAAGCATGAGTTTGGAATCACCAAGTATCTCGAGCAGTGTGCACAGTGCAGGAAATTCAATGTGTCTTCAAACTCATGCCTTGTCACCAACTGTGGGTTCAGATAAAGGGGATTTCACTACTTCACAGTTTATTCAATGCAACTCGGAGCACAAAGATTGTCTTCCAGTAAAG ACAGCAGAAAGCAGCATGGATGGACTTGGTGGTGAGGAGTCATCAGTTGAAGAGTCTGTGTTACATGAACTAGAAATGGTGATGAAACAG TTGAATGAGAAGACCCGAATTTGCTTTCGAGATTCCTTGTACCGACTTGCCATTAACTCAAAAGAAAATCACGCTACACAGAGCCAAGATGGAGATGAAGCGATGGAAAATGAAAACCCTTCATCATGGACCGCCCAGGATGAAACAGTCAG GTCAGGGAGCAAGAAAAGGACGGAATCAGATACGAACACCATTGACAGAGCCGTTGCAAACCTCATGTTTAATGAGATGGACTTTAATGCACAAGACCTTTCTGGAGGAGCATCATTGGACTCCAAACAAGAAGTCTTTGGAGCGACTGAGCAACAAACTGACAATGCTTACCAGCCTCAAATCTCTCATTCACATATTCACTCACTTTTACCACAAGATGCTGAAGTTCCAACACTAGGTGAAAGAGACATGGATGTGGCGACAGATGATCAAATGCACAGCAGTTTACCGTCATGTAATGCTCGTGGGAAGCGAAAAGCTCCAATGAGGGAGTTCGAGTCTACAAATGGGTTCTAA